One region of Ahniella affigens genomic DNA includes:
- a CDS encoding AlkA N-terminal domain-containing protein, producing MSTWTDAELSVFEDARKSRDRRFDGMFFIAVRSTRIYCRPICPAPAPLVRNITYFRTAGEAQAAGYRPCLRCRPEIAPEDHRLRLVDDLIEQAWLAIQEGALDRQSPTAFAKVYGLSERQLRRQFLARWQITPAEAAATRRLHLAKQLLTETDRPVTEIALAAGYRSIRGFNGALQSSLGMNPLRLRKQLSGDRRPGVCLRLPYRPPYDWAQILEFLRLRALPAVESVQDDAYHRVLKIDGAFAHLSVRHLPKHACLELQVDGLPTALVPKLARRVRLAFDLDADPLAIAAVLERDPRLRELVKNRPGLRLPVGLDAFETGVRAILGQQISVAATRTLLNRLLVGEGAHLAIPDPASLAARAPETFGIPLKRAEAVRAFAAAVANGQLSLSPIQTLAQFTAQAVALPGIGPWTANYMAMRAIGAPDAFVVDDLIIKRRLGVDKAAALLQRVERWRPWRAYGVLYCWSES from the coding sequence ATGAGTACCTGGACCGATGCCGAACTGAGCGTGTTCGAAGATGCCCGCAAGAGCCGTGATCGGCGCTTCGACGGGATGTTCTTCATCGCCGTCCGCAGCACCCGAATTTATTGTCGGCCGATCTGCCCGGCGCCGGCGCCCCTCGTGCGGAACATCACCTATTTCCGAACCGCTGGTGAGGCGCAGGCGGCTGGCTATCGGCCCTGTCTGCGCTGTCGCCCCGAGATCGCACCCGAAGATCACCGGCTTCGTCTCGTCGACGATCTCATTGAACAGGCCTGGCTGGCCATTCAGGAAGGTGCATTGGATCGACAATCGCCGACAGCGTTTGCCAAGGTCTATGGATTGTCCGAACGGCAGCTGCGGCGACAATTTCTTGCCCGCTGGCAGATAACGCCTGCAGAGGCCGCTGCCACGAGGCGTTTGCATCTCGCCAAGCAACTGCTGACGGAGACTGATCGGCCGGTTACCGAGATTGCGCTCGCGGCGGGCTATCGCAGTATCCGCGGGTTCAACGGAGCATTGCAGTCGTCGCTTGGCATGAATCCGCTGCGGCTCCGGAAGCAGCTGTCAGGTGACCGACGACCAGGCGTTTGCTTGCGGCTGCCGTATCGGCCGCCCTACGACTGGGCGCAGATACTCGAGTTTCTGCGTCTGCGCGCACTACCTGCGGTCGAATCGGTGCAGGATGACGCCTATCATCGGGTCTTGAAAATCGATGGCGCTTTCGCGCACCTGAGTGTGCGCCATCTGCCGAAGCACGCCTGTTTGGAACTGCAAGTGGACGGATTGCCAACCGCATTGGTGCCCAAGCTGGCGCGACGCGTCCGCCTAGCGTTCGATCTCGATGCTGATCCGCTGGCCATCGCGGCGGTGCTCGAACGCGACCCGCGCCTGCGTGAGCTCGTGAAGAACCGGCCTGGCTTGCGCTTGCCGGTGGGATTGGACGCTTTCGAGACGGGCGTCCGCGCGATCCTGGGGCAACAGATCAGCGTTGCTGCGACACGAACGTTGCTGAATCGACTGCTCGTTGGGGAAGGCGCCCACTTGGCGATTCCCGACCCGGCCAGTTTGGCTGCGCGAGCGCCGGAAACGTTTGGCATTCCCTTGAAGCGCGCAGAAGCGGTACGGGCGTTCGCCGCCGCCGTGGCGAACGGGCAATTGTCGCTCTCACCAATTCAGACCCTGGCACAGTTTACGGCGCAAGCCGTGGCCCTGCCTGGCATCGGCCCTTGGACCGCGAACTACATGGCCATGCGGGCGATCGGCGCGCCCGATGCATTTGTGGTCGATGATCTGATCATCAAGCGTCGCCTCGGTGTCGACAAAGCGGCAGCACTGTTACAGCGGGTAGAACGCTGGCGGCCCTGGCGTGCTTATGGGGTGCTTTATTGCTGGAGCGAATCATGA
- a CDS encoding EAL domain-containing protein, producing MSRRIDIKAGEYLFREGDPPTSAYLIESGQVEISTLQNGQPLLLSVLGEGDLLGEMAVIDQSPRTADARARTDVALIEVDQAQISERISNADPIVRALLRGQLFRYRNALAQLRSGTSSESAVAFPAGQSHVDADGYDNSAVAKIWLETQLRDALTNGELDVRFQPIYEISKRHIAGYEALVRWTHPQRGPISPMEFIALAEETSLILPVGEYVLDRVAGAIARIMQSGDTSAPFIAVNMSGRQLAEADMLAAINQAADKHGIDRRQIKVEVTESLTLDYERVGELIERCHATGIKVALDDFGTGYSNLGHLHKLKFNTVKLDQGFVRQMLDAPRSLAIVKAIIEMVRALEADLVAEGVETEAQLAALGELNCRYAQGYLIGKPQSLDEVMERRRG from the coding sequence GTGAGCAGGCGGATAGACATCAAAGCGGGCGAGTATCTGTTCCGGGAGGGTGATCCGCCGACCTCTGCGTATCTGATTGAATCAGGACAGGTCGAGATCTCCACGTTGCAGAATGGTCAGCCGCTGTTGCTCAGTGTGTTGGGCGAGGGCGATCTGCTTGGCGAGATGGCCGTGATCGATCAGTCCCCGCGTACGGCCGACGCGCGCGCCCGCACCGATGTTGCGTTGATCGAAGTCGATCAAGCGCAGATCAGTGAACGAATCAGCAACGCCGATCCGATCGTGCGGGCGCTGCTTCGCGGGCAGTTGTTTCGGTATCGCAATGCGCTCGCACAACTGCGTAGCGGCACCAGCAGCGAATCGGCAGTCGCGTTTCCGGCGGGCCAATCCCATGTCGATGCCGATGGCTACGACAACTCCGCCGTGGCGAAGATCTGGCTGGAAACACAGCTCCGCGATGCACTGACCAACGGCGAACTCGATGTGCGCTTTCAGCCGATTTACGAGATTTCGAAGCGCCACATTGCCGGATACGAGGCCTTGGTGCGCTGGACGCATCCGCAGCGTGGCCCGATTTCACCCATGGAGTTCATCGCGCTGGCTGAGGAAACCTCGTTGATTCTGCCGGTCGGCGAATATGTTCTCGATCGGGTGGCCGGTGCCATCGCCCGAATCATGCAATCCGGAGACACGTCGGCGCCATTTATCGCCGTGAATATGTCTGGCCGCCAACTTGCCGAAGCTGACATGCTGGCCGCCATCAATCAGGCCGCAGACAAGCACGGCATTGACCGGCGCCAGATCAAGGTCGAAGTGACCGAGAGCCTGACACTCGATTACGAGCGGGTCGGCGAATTAATCGAACGGTGCCACGCGACGGGAATCAAAGTCGCGCTTGATGATTTTGGTACAGGCTATTCGAACCTCGGTCACCTGCACAAACTAAAGTTCAATACGGTCAAGCTGGATCAGGGGTTTGTTCGGCAGATGCTGGATGCGCCAAGAAGCCTGGCCATCGTCAAGGCCATCATTGAAATGGTACGTGCGCTGGAAGCTGATCTGGTTGCCGAAGGCGTCGAGACCGAAGCCCAATTGGCCGCGTTGGGCGAGCTCAATTGTCGGTATGCCCAGGGCTATCTGATCGGAAAGCCCCAATCCCTGGATGAAGTCATGGAGCGTCGTCGCGGATGA
- a CDS encoding methylated-DNA--[protein]-cysteine S-methyltransferase: protein MMIAYVDMDSPIGGLTLAGVGDCLQYLLFPTNRHPPADRADWVFRADAFTEARRQLAEYFAGTRQVFDLAIGPQGTAFQTRVWQTLQQIPYGETWSYADLASRLGQAKAVRAVGAANGRNPVPIIIPCHRVIGSDGSMTGFGGGIAIKQQLLELEASQRNLFA, encoded by the coding sequence CTGATGATCGCTTATGTCGACATGGATTCGCCGATCGGCGGTCTGACCTTGGCCGGGGTGGGCGACTGCCTCCAATATCTACTATTTCCCACCAATCGACACCCTCCTGCCGACCGCGCGGACTGGGTGTTTCGCGCCGATGCGTTCACCGAGGCGCGACGGCAACTCGCCGAATATTTCGCTGGGACACGCCAAGTGTTTGATCTCGCGATCGGGCCACAGGGCACCGCATTTCAAACTCGGGTCTGGCAAACACTGCAGCAGATTCCCTATGGCGAAACGTGGTCCTACGCAGACCTCGCGTCGCGTCTTGGCCAAGCTAAGGCCGTGCGTGCCGTCGGGGCCGCCAATGGCCGGAATCCGGTGCCGATCATCATCCCCTGCCACCGAGTCATTGGATCGGATGGCAGCATGACCGGATTTGGCGGCGGCATCGCGATCAAGCAGCAACTGCTGGAGCTCGAAGCGTCGCAGCGCAACTTGTTTGCGTGA
- a CDS encoding molybdopterin-dependent oxidoreductase, translated as MNSEQLNLHQPIGDTVKTTTCYMCACRCGIKVHLKDGKVRYIEGNRDHLVNQGVICAKGSAGIMQHYSPARLQSPMLRVGERGEGKFKAISWDEALNLATGWLRDIRSRNPNELAFFTGRDQSQALTGWWAQQFGTVNYAAHGGFCSVNMAAAGMYTLGSSFWEFGEPDWHHCQYLMLWGVAEDHDSNPIKINLGKLKQRGVKIVAINPVRTGYAAIADEWVPIRPGTDGLLIGALIHELLRRDAVDLEYLVRYTNAHHLVIDDPDGAEHGLIYRDANGEALCFDQTSQSLQPALATTITPALVGDYQSPDGRRLRPSFHLLAERFLDPSYAPTRVAEQCDVPVAVIHRLADELIHAAFQQAVTLPVQWTDYAGRQHDTMTGRPVAMHAMRGIAAHSNGFHTCRMLHVLQMLLGAIETPGSFRFQPPYPKGIPPANRPGKTRNAAGVLDAAPLGFPQGPEDLLVDQDGQPTRIDHAFSWAYPLSAHGMLHSVIRNAWAGDPYKIDTLFLFMANMSWNSGMASGEMQRMLADRHADGEYRIPHLIYVDAYHSEMVNYADLILPDTTYLERHDCISILDRPISDADHVADAIRSPVVEPDRDVRPFQSVLLDLGARLGLGALCRPDGSPKYPGGFADYMVQHERAPGLGLLAGWRADGNASGKGAPNPDQLAHYQASGHFWKQEVPESARYYKMANADYLRWAESLGLLANRPLPESFSEHSGALRPYVFQLYAEVLARFRNAARGFGDQQPPEALRERVLQYADPLPFWYAPFEGAQADPKAFPLHAITQRPMFMYHAWGSQNRWLRQIAARNVLYVHPATASAHGLIDGDLAELESHAGRIRMEIACHEGVAQHTVWTWNAIGKQKGAWALTDRAPESTRGFLLNPLIHDRTPDQQFINADPITGQAAWFDLRVRLRRVNDNDSGQR; from the coding sequence ATGAACTCAGAACAGCTCAATCTGCATCAACCGATCGGTGACACGGTCAAGACCACGACCTGTTACATGTGCGCGTGTCGCTGCGGGATCAAAGTTCATTTGAAGGACGGAAAAGTCCGGTACATCGAAGGCAATCGCGATCACCTGGTCAACCAAGGCGTGATCTGCGCGAAAGGCTCGGCCGGCATCATGCAGCATTACTCGCCCGCACGGCTGCAGTCGCCGATGCTGCGTGTGGGCGAACGTGGCGAGGGCAAGTTCAAGGCCATCAGCTGGGACGAGGCACTGAATCTTGCAACAGGTTGGCTGCGTGACATTCGGAGCCGAAATCCGAACGAGCTCGCGTTCTTCACCGGCCGTGATCAATCGCAGGCACTGACCGGTTGGTGGGCGCAGCAGTTTGGCACGGTCAACTATGCCGCTCACGGCGGGTTCTGTTCGGTCAACATGGCCGCAGCGGGCATGTACACGCTCGGCTCGTCCTTCTGGGAATTCGGCGAGCCGGACTGGCACCACTGTCAGTACCTGATGCTCTGGGGCGTGGCCGAAGACCATGACTCGAACCCGATCAAGATCAACCTAGGCAAGCTCAAGCAGCGTGGCGTCAAGATTGTCGCGATCAATCCCGTGCGGACGGGCTACGCGGCGATTGCCGATGAATGGGTCCCCATCCGTCCCGGCACGGACGGGCTCCTCATCGGCGCGCTGATCCACGAGTTGCTGCGCCGGGACGCAGTCGATCTGGAGTACTTGGTACGCTACACGAACGCGCATCACTTGGTCATCGATGATCCAGATGGCGCGGAGCACGGACTCATCTACCGCGACGCCAACGGTGAAGCGCTCTGCTTTGATCAAACGAGCCAATCGTTGCAGCCCGCGCTAGCGACCACCATCACGCCGGCGCTGGTTGGCGACTATCAGAGCCCCGATGGTCGCCGTCTGCGCCCGAGCTTTCATCTGCTCGCAGAGCGATTCCTGGACCCGAGCTATGCGCCCACACGGGTTGCCGAACAATGCGACGTGCCGGTCGCGGTCATTCACCGACTCGCCGATGAATTGATTCACGCGGCGTTTCAGCAAGCAGTAACGTTGCCTGTCCAGTGGACCGACTACGCGGGTCGCCAGCACGACACGATGACAGGTCGCCCTGTCGCCATGCATGCGATGCGGGGAATCGCTGCGCACAGCAACGGCTTTCATACGTGCCGCATGCTGCATGTATTGCAAATGCTGCTCGGCGCGATCGAAACGCCAGGCTCGTTCCGCTTTCAGCCGCCGTATCCAAAAGGCATTCCGCCCGCGAATCGACCAGGCAAGACCCGTAATGCCGCGGGCGTGCTCGACGCCGCCCCACTCGGTTTTCCGCAAGGCCCTGAAGACTTGCTGGTTGATCAGGACGGCCAACCCACGCGCATTGATCACGCGTTCTCGTGGGCGTACCCGCTGTCTGCGCACGGCATGCTGCATTCGGTGATTCGCAATGCGTGGGCCGGTGATCCTTACAAGATCGATACCTTGTTCCTCTTCATGGCGAACATGAGCTGGAACTCCGGCATGGCCAGCGGCGAGATGCAGCGCATGCTCGCTGATCGCCATGCGGATGGCGAATACCGCATCCCGCATCTGATCTATGTCGACGCGTACCACTCGGAAATGGTCAACTATGCCGACCTGATTCTGCCCGACACGACCTATCTGGAGCGGCATGATTGCATCTCGATCCTCGATCGCCCGATCTCGGATGCCGATCATGTCGCGGATGCGATTCGGTCGCCCGTGGTTGAACCAGATCGCGATGTGCGACCATTTCAATCCGTGTTGCTCGACCTTGGCGCGCGTCTCGGCCTTGGCGCGCTGTGCCGCCCCGATGGCAGTCCAAAGTACCCCGGTGGCTTTGCCGACTACATGGTGCAGCACGAGCGTGCACCAGGCCTAGGCCTGCTCGCGGGCTGGCGGGCCGATGGCAATGCGTCGGGCAAAGGCGCGCCGAACCCCGATCAGTTGGCGCACTATCAAGCGTCTGGACATTTCTGGAAGCAGGAAGTGCCCGAATCGGCGCGCTACTACAAGATGGCCAACGCTGACTATTTGCGCTGGGCCGAGTCACTCGGATTGCTAGCCAATCGGCCGTTGCCCGAATCCTTCAGCGAGCACAGCGGTGCGCTCAGGCCTTACGTGTTTCAACTGTATGCCGAAGTGCTGGCCCGGTTTCGCAATGCGGCACGCGGTTTCGGCGATCAGCAGCCGCCGGAAGCCTTGCGCGAGCGCGTGTTGCAGTACGCCGATCCGTTACCGTTTTGGTACGCGCCGTTCGAAGGCGCGCAAGCTGATCCGAAAGCATTCCCGTTGCATGCCATCACGCAGCGGCCGATGTTCATGTATCACGCCTGGGGCTCGCAAAACCGTTGGCTCAGACAAATTGCGGCGCGCAACGTGCTGTACGTGCACCCCGCAACGGCAAGCGCGCATGGCCTGATCGATGGCGACTTGGCCGAACTCGAAAGCCACGCTGGCCGGATCCGCATGGAGATCGCGTGTCATGAGGGCGTGGCCCAGCACACGGTCTGGACTTGGAATGCCATCGGCAAGCAAAAGGGTGCTTGGGCACTGACCGATCGCGCGCCCGAATCAACGCGCGGATTCTTGTTGAACCCGCTCATTCATGACCGCACACCGGATCAGCAATTCATCAATGCCGACCCGATTACCGGACAGGCCGCGTGGTTCGACCTGCGGGTCCGTCTACGGCGCGTGAATGACAACGATAGCGGTCAACGGTAG
- a CDS encoding acetyl-CoA C-acyltransferase, translating to MSDAIVIVGAKRTAIGSLLGQYTGVPSPQLAAAAISGALTEAGLGADQVTEVIFGCVLPAGLGQAPARQAALAAGLPTSAGATTINKVCGSGMKAIMLGHDALKVGSTDVVVAGGMESMTNAPHLLPNSRTGSKYGSIEMLDHMAWDGLQNPYDKQAMGVFGEMCVEKFAYTREAQDAFSAESVKRALAAQSSGALKNEIAPVKVAGRKGEVLIDADEEPAKCDLGKIPTLRAAFKKDGTITAASSSKISDGAAALVLMRESDATARGLKPLARVLGHSSHAQEPAWFTTAPVGAMQKLLAKLNWTVADVDLFEVNEAFACVTMAAMTELHIPHEKMNVHGGACALGHPIGATGARIVVSLINALRVTGGKRGMASLCIGGGEATAIALELV from the coding sequence ATGAGTGATGCCATCGTTATCGTCGGTGCCAAGCGCACCGCTATCGGTTCCCTGCTCGGCCAGTACACGGGCGTACCGAGTCCACAATTGGCAGCGGCGGCGATCTCGGGCGCACTGACCGAGGCTGGCCTTGGCGCCGACCAGGTCACCGAAGTCATCTTTGGCTGCGTGCTGCCGGCCGGGCTCGGTCAAGCACCGGCACGGCAGGCCGCATTGGCCGCGGGTCTGCCGACCAGCGCTGGCGCGACGACGATCAACAAGGTGTGCGGATCGGGCATGAAGGCCATCATGCTCGGACACGACGCCCTCAAGGTCGGCAGTACCGACGTTGTCGTCGCCGGCGGCATGGAATCGATGACAAACGCCCCGCACCTGCTGCCCAACAGCCGTACCGGGTCGAAATACGGCTCGATCGAGATGCTCGATCACATGGCCTGGGACGGCCTCCAGAATCCCTACGACAAGCAGGCCATGGGTGTATTTGGCGAAATGTGCGTCGAAAAGTTCGCCTACACGCGCGAGGCCCAGGACGCGTTTTCGGCAGAATCCGTCAAGCGCGCTTTGGCCGCGCAGTCTTCGGGCGCGCTGAAAAACGAAATCGCGCCGGTCAAAGTGGCCGGACGCAAGGGTGAGGTCCTGATCGACGCCGACGAAGAACCCGCAAAGTGCGATCTCGGCAAGATCCCGACCCTTCGCGCGGCCTTCAAGAAAGACGGCACGATCACCGCGGCGAGTTCCTCCAAGATTTCAGACGGCGCCGCAGCACTGGTGCTGATGCGCGAATCCGACGCGACCGCTCGCGGCCTGAAGCCGCTGGCGCGGGTGCTCGGCCACAGCAGCCACGCCCAGGAACCCGCATGGTTCACCACCGCGCCGGTCGGCGCCATGCAGAAGTTGCTCGCCAAGCTGAACTGGACCGTTGCCGACGTCGACTTGTTCGAGGTCAACGAGGCGTTCGCCTGTGTGACGATGGCGGCTATGACGGAATTGCATATTCCACACGAGAAAATGAACGTCCACGGCGGCGCCTGCGCCCTCGGGCATCCGATTGGCGCCACCGGCGCCCGGATCGTGGTGAGCCTGATCAATGCCTTGCGTGTGACCGGCGGCAAACGCGGCATGGCGTCGCTTTGCATCGGTGGGGGCGAAGCCACTGCGATTGCGCTGGAACTCGTGTAA
- a CDS encoding PA0069 family radical SAM protein yields MSSPPQKPGTIKGRGIQSNREGRFESTRVEAFDDGWFQEDGDPARPATEVRLEVAKSIISENQSPDLPFDLSLNPYRGCEHGCSYCYARPSHSYLNLSAGLDFETKLFAKTNAAQQLRQELRKRSHRVSAINFGANTDPYQPIERTYQITRQCLEVLLECRHPLTIITKNAMVERDLDLLKPLAELDLVQVFLSVTSLDNRLSAKLEPRATAPHRRIEAIRRLNAAGVPAGVFVAPIIPMITDRDLEAILEAAAGAGARHASYTLIRLPHEVKDLFREWLATHFPERAEHVMHRIQDIRGGKDYDSRFFHRMKGQGVFGELIRQRFDIACRKFGLDRREQSQLRTDLFRPPAQAGDQADLFGGG; encoded by the coding sequence ATGTCCTCGCCACCACAAAAACCGGGCACGATCAAGGGTCGCGGAATCCAATCCAATCGCGAAGGTCGATTCGAATCGACCCGCGTCGAGGCCTTTGATGACGGCTGGTTTCAAGAGGATGGCGATCCGGCCCGCCCGGCGACCGAGGTCCGCCTGGAAGTCGCAAAGTCGATCATCAGCGAGAATCAATCGCCGGATCTGCCTTTTGATTTGTCATTGAATCCGTATCGAGGTTGCGAGCACGGTTGCTCTTATTGCTACGCCCGCCCGTCGCACAGCTATTTGAATCTGTCAGCGGGTCTCGACTTCGAAACGAAGCTATTCGCGAAAACCAACGCGGCACAGCAGTTACGGCAAGAGCTCCGCAAGCGTTCGCATCGCGTGTCGGCAATCAATTTCGGTGCCAACACCGATCCGTATCAGCCCATCGAGCGAACCTACCAGATCACGCGCCAGTGTCTGGAAGTCCTGTTGGAATGTCGACATCCGCTGACGATCATCACGAAGAATGCGATGGTCGAGCGCGATCTCGACCTCTTGAAGCCCCTGGCCGAACTGGATCTCGTGCAAGTGTTTCTGTCGGTGACGTCACTCGACAATCGGCTTTCGGCCAAACTCGAGCCGCGAGCCACCGCGCCCCATCGTCGCATTGAAGCCATTCGTCGATTGAATGCAGCCGGCGTCCCCGCGGGCGTGTTTGTCGCACCGATCATTCCGATGATTACCGACCGCGACCTCGAAGCGATTCTGGAAGCGGCAGCCGGCGCCGGCGCGAGGCATGCGAGTTACACACTGATCCGCCTGCCACACGAAGTCAAAGACCTGTTCCGCGAGTGGTTGGCCACGCATTTTCCCGAACGCGCCGAACATGTCATGCATCGGATTCAGGACATCCGCGGCGGCAAAGACTACGACTCGCGATTCTTCCATCGCATGAAGGGTCAGGGCGTCTTCGGCGAACTGATCCGGCAACGGTTCGACATCGCGTGCCGCAAGTTCGGCCTGGATCGACGCGAGCAATCGCAGCTACGCACCGATCTGTTCAGGCCGCCGGCGCAAGCGGGTGACCAGGCCGATTTGTTTGGCGGGGGCTGA
- a CDS encoding SRPBCC domain-containing protein gives MSKPHPHELRVELELNASVEQIWRCWVEPELLKQWFCPKPWQVVDVRMDMRPGGEFYTLMQGPNGEQFGEPGVFLAVEPKRRIMFTDAFQPGWLPSARAFIVGDFMYVDLGNGRTKFVGRAYHWNAEAQAEHAAMGFEPGWTAAARQLEALAAGLTA, from the coding sequence ATGAGCAAACCGCACCCGCATGAACTACGCGTTGAGCTGGAATTGAATGCATCGGTCGAGCAGATATGGCGCTGCTGGGTGGAGCCTGAACTCCTGAAACAGTGGTTTTGCCCGAAACCATGGCAGGTCGTGGATGTGCGCATGGATATGCGACCCGGCGGCGAGTTCTATACGTTGATGCAGGGGCCGAACGGCGAACAGTTTGGTGAGCCTGGAGTGTTCTTGGCGGTGGAACCAAAGCGCCGCATCATGTTTACCGACGCGTTTCAGCCAGGCTGGTTGCCGAGCGCGCGAGCGTTCATCGTCGGCGATTTCATGTATGTCGATTTGGGCAACGGACGCACAAAATTCGTGGGCCGGGCCTATCACTGGAATGCCGAAGCACAGGCCGAACATGCGGCGATGGGCTTCGAACCGGGTTGGACTGCGGCCGCACGCCAACTCGAAGCCTTGGCGGCCGGTTTGACCGCTTGA
- a CDS encoding VOC family protein: MLAYPYLMFNGDCLEAAKHYAQVLNGRVFNVTRASTAPVDCMGPNGKDWVMNLSLKFGDTLLMASDCPEGMYESPRGFRVCLAPDSLVEFERIHAALSDGARSIEMPANETFWADRFAMFTDRYGTPWMLNFLGSKAATTEVPAV, encoded by the coding sequence ATGCTTGCTTACCCCTATCTGATGTTCAACGGTGATTGCCTGGAGGCCGCGAAACACTATGCCCAAGTGTTGAATGGTCGTGTGTTCAACGTCACGCGTGCGAGCACCGCGCCGGTCGACTGTATGGGGCCCAATGGCAAGGACTGGGTCATGAACCTGTCGCTGAAATTCGGCGATACCTTGTTGATGGCTTCGGATTGCCCGGAGGGCATGTATGAGTCACCTCGCGGCTTTCGCGTCTGTTTGGCGCCAGACAGTCTCGTCGAATTCGAGCGCATTCACGCGGCATTGTCCGACGGTGCGCGAAGCATCGAAATGCCAGCGAATGAAACATTCTGGGCTGACCGTTTTGCCATGTTCACCGATCGCTACGGTACGCCCTGGATGTTGAACTTCTTGGGTTCGAAAGCAGCTACCACTGAAGTCCCGGCGGTCTGA
- a CDS encoding carboxyl transferase domain-containing protein, translated as MPKIVSHIDPKSPAYQANESHLRQLVQDLKARLQQAALGGGDKARAKHTERGKLLPRERIRALLDDGSPFLELSPLAGHGMYDDQAPGAGIVTGIGRVAGQEVLIVANDATVKGGTYFPMTVKKHLRAQEIASENQLPCIYLVDSGGAFLPLQDEVFPDKEHFGRIFYNQARLSARNIPQIAVVMGSCTAGGAYVPAMCDESIIVKEQGTIFLGGPPLVKAATGEIVDAESLGGAEVHCSVSGVTDHFAENDQHALMIARDIVTHLNRQKQLPVAVQPPREPLYPAEDIYGIVPKDTRTPFDIREVIARLVDGSEMHEFKARFGKTLVCGFAHIHGYPVGIIANNGILFAESALKGAHFIELCNQRNIPLVFLQNITGFMVGKKYENAGIAKDGAKMVTAVACSHVPKFTVIIGGSFGAGNYAMCGRSYGARFLWTWPNTRISVMGGEQAASVLATVRRDGLESAGKSWSGDEEEQFKAPIREQYERQGHPYYASARLWDDGIIDPVDTRRVLGLALSASLNASIEPDRFGVFRM; from the coding sequence ATGCCTAAAATTGTCAGCCATATCGATCCCAAGAGCCCTGCATACCAGGCCAACGAGAGCCACCTGCGGCAGCTCGTTCAGGACTTGAAAGCACGCCTCCAGCAAGCCGCCCTGGGTGGTGGCGACAAGGCGCGCGCCAAACACACGGAACGTGGCAAGCTGTTGCCGCGTGAACGCATTCGCGCCCTGCTGGACGATGGCTCGCCGTTTCTGGAGCTGTCGCCGCTGGCCGGACACGGCATGTACGACGATCAGGCGCCAGGTGCCGGAATCGTGACAGGCATTGGGCGGGTCGCGGGCCAAGAGGTGCTCATTGTCGCCAACGATGCCACGGTCAAAGGCGGCACCTATTTTCCGATGACGGTCAAAAAGCATCTCCGCGCCCAGGAAATCGCCAGCGAGAATCAACTGCCGTGCATCTACCTGGTGGACTCGGGCGGTGCGTTTCTGCCCCTCCAGGACGAGGTCTTTCCCGACAAAGAACACTTTGGCCGGATCTTCTACAACCAAGCGCGCTTGTCGGCACGCAACATCCCGCAGATCGCCGTCGTCATGGGCTCCTGCACGGCAGGCGGTGCCTACGTTCCGGCCATGTGCGACGAGTCCATCATCGTCAAGGAACAAGGCACCATCTTTCTGGGCGGCCCACCGCTTGTCAAAGCGGCCACGGGTGAAATCGTGGATGCCGAGTCGCTGGGCGGCGCCGAAGTGCATTGCTCCGTTTCGGGTGTCACCGATCATTTTGCCGAAAACGACCAGCATGCGTTAATGATTGCCCGCGACATCGTCACGCATCTGAATCGCCAGAAGCAGTTGCCCGTCGCAGTCCAACCGCCGCGCGAACCGCTGTATCCGGCGGAGGACATCTACGGCATTGTGCCGAAAGACACGCGCACACCGTTCGACATCCGCGAAGTCATTGCGCGGCTTGTCGACGGCTCCGAAATGCACGAATTCAAGGCCCGCTTCGGCAAAACGCTCGTTTGCGGTTTCGCGCATATTCATGGCTACCCGGTTGGGATCATCGCGAACAACGGCATCTTGTTTGCCGAAAGCGCACTGAAGGGCGCGCATTTCATTGAGCTATGTAATCAGCGCAACATCCCGTTGGTGTTCCTGCAAAACATCACCGGCTTCATGGTCGGCAAGAAGTATGAGAACGCCGGCATCGCGAAAGACGGCGCCAAGATGGTCACGGCGGTGGCCTGCTCCCACGTGCCAAAGTTCACCGTCATCATTGGCGGCAGCTTTGGCGCCGGCAACTACGCGATGTGCGGGCGCTCCTACGGCGCCAGGTTTCTCTGGACTTGGCCGAATACACGCATCAGTGTCATGGGTGGCGAACAAGCCGCGAGCGTGCTGGCAACGGTTCGTCGCGACGGTCTGGAATCCGCTGGCAAGAGCTGGTCGGGCGACGAAGAGGAACAGTTCAAGGCCCCGATTCGCGAGCAATACGAGCGCCAAGGGCATCCGTACTATGCCTCGGCACGGCTCTGGGATGATGGGATCATCGACCCCGTGGACACGCGGCGCGTGCTCGGCCTCGCGCTCTCAGCCAGCTTGAATGCATCGATCGAACCCGACCGCTTTGGCGTGTTCCGCATGTAG